A region of the Lycium barbarum isolate Lr01 chromosome 1, ASM1917538v2, whole genome shotgun sequence genome:
ggaggacatgaaaaggatattgagaagccaatatcccaagccacatgtgagaagaaatgaatctttgaggggtacctcttttgagagggccccatgcttgaaggcaaggacggcgaccacaaccattctttccattggtcaaaggagcttgcatgaacaccaaggtaaaatcacttatccttatacttctacatctttgtgtgattttaatgtcaagtcaagCATGAAAGTTAGTTTGCCTTGCGTTACGCCTAATGCTTCTTTGCCGTGTATTAGTAATGCCAgtgttgaaagtgtccccacactagttgatcctattgatgaccgaattgttccttcttgtaaggtcgatttgtgtccacctagtgttgacacttgtgctttgaatgataatGCATTATCaaatgaaggtgctcaaacactagttgatcctttagatgacaaaattgattcttcttgcaagatagatttgtgtccacctagtgttggcacttgtgaattgattggtagtacaatgtcatgtggtcatctTGTTAGTAAGTCTTGCGAGTTTGACATGCTACCAAATCGTGTTGAAACCTgtattgatcaacttgcttgtaatgataattcacgacgtgaggatctttgtgatgtgtttaatgtacctctagttagtgataatgttgatatagttgttcaattgaaagaatgtgacatctcacccttgtttgtttcatgtcaaaatgagtctcttgatcgtactttagtgtcacgtgataagactccaatttgtagtggtgatgtgtaTCATGTggatagtcatgtgagcgaaaatgcattgaaagatgacattggttgttttgagagtgaaatgacatggtttgactcctcattgttcatcgattactctcttgtaaaggataatgttctatttgaggatgacatgactgttgagagtgaaatacctagtgggatgtttggtaatgtcaaacgtttagtttcctttggaggctataatgtgatatgtaacccactatggaatgaagacactctttcccatgatggagatcttcctttgaggaattgtgatccatttgtggggaaggaaagtgttacaaaggaaggtaattcttgtctagaaattgcaaattcttcctttcatgttcaacttcatagtagccccttggataatcttgtccttgaaccgtatggtgaggttacattggggagtgatattgatgaggaagttattttacgtgatacctttctttattacttgctTGCCTATGATGACATTCTCGAGCATATAGGGAGtgcatcttatgtgggagaaggctcttatgatctagccgattgtgttcttgaccacactagatggatgttcgttccctttgatccgggtgacaccttgtgtgatttgagaacactatcttgggggagtccttgcttgaaaaatgagagtgttcttgtttggacattattctacatgtcaaatagaaccaatgtcgagtggcatacttcgtattttgaacccattggttttattattcccttatgtcatgaaccttggaggaatcaactacttgatacctcatgtgtgcaaatgttagtcatgattgtcatagatgtgtggttgtaccacaagtttgttcatccttggcatgaatatgtgattattgcattgtgtgctaacccttaatccttgaggagtatgtttttgtttgtctcccttatggtttttcaaggtttagattcgaggacgaatccttttcaagaaggggagaatgatgcaagacgagttgcctcaaggacacttaaaggaccgtctcgtagagccaaagtttggatgatagcatggagaggacggatgggaaatggaacagcattaaagtggccaccgagtaaggaaggctatacgcaagaggtcacatccgcaaattcaagatttccatctccacaagactagccaaacaaggcccttgcctcattaatgacatttgtgtaataatagggtcttctattatttagttagtataaatacattgtctttcatttcattaggggacttttgacatttgaagaaaagatgagtgatttttgagagagttgtctctagagagagaaacttgtagagaggccatggatggctcttgttgaacctttgattgtgagaggattggttgcttgggaattcaattcccttgaggtcatcctaagaggttggtgcttgtttatgctaattaattgaggtctttaggtttgatacaactttaggttgcttttaattccattttcttgtgtcaatctatctatcttttactttccttgttattttattgcttccgcgtatccgttattgtatcaccctatatagtaaaaaaaaaaaacttcatggCAGCCGCTATTTTTCAAAGATTGGGCTGAAAAATGGCCAGTTAATGCTATTTCTACTGTCAGACAGTGAGAATGTGAAAATAAAATTTTTTATTTAGCAAATAAGTCCATATAACACTGCAGAACTCAAAATAGTAAATGGAGAGAATGTCTCTTTAAATTCAGAAGTAGAGAGCAAGACATTTAGATAGAATTTATGTTGCAAAGAATTATTAGTTAATTAAATATtcgttcaatttatgtgatacttttcgctttacaaaatttaaattatttagattttgaccaatattttaaaatatgtttTTTCATTATATTGACATAAGAAGAAttacaacttatagtacttttcgcATAGTCTTTTAAcatcaaaattttaattttaaaatttgagTTTGTCTAATCCAATATAGCTTCAGAGATTAATCAAATAGACTCTTGATAAGAAAAAATGTCATATAATAAGGGAGTGCATTGCAACTTCTTATGGACTTTTATCAGTAGAGTTTAAGTTTTATACACCATTAGAGTAAATTATTTTTTTACACCATCAGGTCTCCAGATGATATGTACAGGTAAACTTCCTTAAAATGTGAGATTTAAAATCTTGAGATTAAGATCTGTTACCTGCTATAACATgtgtaaaatatatatacactGACTGTGTATATTACTTAAAACTCTTATCAGTATACCACAAAAAGGGAGAATATATAATGGAGGAATCTCTGGccattgatcaaaaaaatatcaGCTAACATTACTGGGAATAAATATCTTAACATCATCAAAACATATGCAAACTCATGACACAGAAATGAGTGTTGCAATGAAGATGAGTAAGTTATTCAGAACATGTGGAACTAATACAAAATTACAAATACCTTTAACACCATCAAAACATATGCATAACTCATCACACAGAAATGAGTGTTCCAATGAAAGATAAATAAGTTATTCAAAACTTATATGGAACTGATAATACTTAGCCTTGGTGAAATTATTTGACACCAAAAGTTTTATGTTTATAACCTTGGCGCTGGAAGAGAAGCCCGTGGAGCCTCCCAATCAGCCACGACGTGCTCACGGGTGATCTCCTTCAGTGAACGGCAGCCACTTAATGCCATGGTTAGCTCAAACTCCTCGCGCATCATCTTCAATACATTTCTGATACCGGCTTCTCCATCAGCAGCCAATGAGAAAACAACCGGTCGCCCAATCTGCAGATGCCACCACAAATGTCATGTTTTCTCTAAAACATGTGAGTTATAAGAAGAAACAAGAATAGTATGTCATAACCAAAGTGCCAAAAAGCTGGCCTTCTATACAAGGGCGGACTAGGTTAGAAGTTATGGATTCATGTGAATCTAGTGACTTTTGCCCAAACCCTGTATTTGTATTAAGAAATCCACTAATATCTATAATTATATGACTTTGAGCCCagttattattgtatattaacttgTGTTCGCTGAAGGAATCActaaacttcaaattttgaatccAGCTCTGCTAATATATATGACCCCCTTGAAAATTTGTTACAAGTGGAAGTGACTTCTACTGAAAATGCTAAATTAGACTTCAAATGAACAAGTTATTATTGATGGTATGTCACATTCTTGCATCACAAAGGTATGGTTAATTATCACCATAAAAGATATACAAGTTTCACAATCACTTCCAGAATGGTCCTAACGCAAATCTAGGATTTAAACTCGATGAGTTCAACCTTAAAGTTGCACTGACTCATTGCACTGTTGGAAACCAAGGGTTCAGAATTTAatattttattgtaaatttagtGATTTTCACGTACTATATTTCGTGTCCGAAATACTGGATTCAGTTGAGCCCATAGAACGATATGCTCCTAGTCCTAAATATGGAAATTTTAAAGTTTGAAACGACACGTTTTTGCTTGGCAATGACTAATGAACAATAAAATATTGAGGTTTGTGCTATGTTGTACTTACAAACACGCCTGAGGCACCAAGTGCCAGAGCTTTAAAGACATCAGTTCCACGACGGACACCTCCATCCAGGAACACGGGGACACGGCCTTGTGCAGCTTTCACAACCTATAAATTCACATGAAAACCGATGCTTGTAAAGAAGAGTATACAAGCTTTCAAACAAACGCAAATTCCAGAGGACAGACGACTGACGAGGCGAGAGGAACCAAAACAATACACTACTTAAAAAAAACAGGAACTAGAAACAAACAAAAATCTGTCGCTAATCCTATTTAGAGATGGATTATCATAAAATTTTGTTAGCTACGAGCAATATAACAATGGATTAGCACTGAAGTTCATAGCTAATTCCTGTTTTTTGATAGTGATAATCAGTAAACTAGAAACAAGTGAGATACCTCTTCAAGAGCCATAATTGTAGATGGGACATAGTCAAGTTGGCGAGCACCGTGGTTCGACACAATGATACCAGCTGCTCCAGACTGAACTGCAATTCTAGCTGCAGGTCCAAGGTAAAAAGTGTTTCACCACTGATATGTGCACAAGTATTGAACCGAATGATAGATGAGAAATTATCAAGAGTGTTATAATATTACCATCCTCAGCTGTAAGTACACCCTTTACCAGGATCGGCAGTGAAGTAATTGTCTGAAGCCACTGAACATCCTGTGCGTATTCAGAAAGAAATTTTTGATATCTGATACTTTGAGGTTCGTTTTAAATCACATGATAGTGACATCACCCGATGCGCAAGTTTTACAATAACTTCCTctttcccaatttatgtgacgcaCTTTGACTGAACATAGAGTTCATAAAAGAAtgaaaaacttttgaaacttgtggtctaaaataagtcgtAGATACTTGTGTgcctataaatcatctcattaagggtaaaatagaaagTTTATcattcattaagggtaaaataggaagtttatcattcttttttaatagactaaaaagaaaacTGCATCACATTTACTAGGACGGAGTTACATTTTATATGCCAAATAGTTTTGAATACCATTTCCTATGAATTCAAGGGGCTAAAAGATGGAGCACTACAACATTTGGTAGCTCCTGCAGAATTCTCATTTCATTTTGTGGTCAAAATATCTGTATTGTACACTTTTATCCGTTTCTACCTAATTTAAGATTTTAAAAGTTGTAGTTCTTGAGCTACATAAGCATAAGGATGTTAACGTACCTTCCAACTCAAAGAGCGATCAACTTGGCCAGCGACATAAGAAGCCAATCCAGAGTCATCAGCCTGCAAATAGAATTTTGTTAAGAAGACACATGAAAAATCTTAGAAATTATTTAGTACAATGGGGCCAGAAAAAACTCTGATTTTTCCACTCACTTTGTCCATCTTGCCAATGTCCAGTCCTTCAAAGTTCTTCAGTGTCAAATTTGGTGGCAAAGTAAATCTGCAAAGGGCGAGAAAACATTAACTTGTGGAACTTTATCTTAAGCGCCTTAGCTGACAAGACAAGTAATACAATTCACTACTAAAAGCAGGAATTAGCGACAGGCAAATTCTGTAGCTATGCAGAAAAATCTGTCGCTAATCCAATTTAGCAACGGATTATTAGAAAAATCTGTTGCTATGAGCAATTTAGAGACAAAGTTTATTGCTAATTCCAATTCTTTTTGTAGTGATTACACAATTGGAATATGCACCTGTTCTTAATGTCAGCTTCTCGACGTCCCAATCTCGGGGTATCAACAGTAAGGGCTATAGCCTTGAAACCTGCCCTTTCGGCTCTTCTCACCAGCTGCTCAACAACTTTTCTGTCCTTATAGACCTGGATAATCGCCACATCATATATGTTTAGGCTCTAGAGTAGTATATATAATTTGTGTATACTTCTGATATACTTTAGTTTCATGCTTACATAGAGCTGGAAAAAACGGACACCAGGTCCAGTTGAAGCAACCTCCTCTACACTTGAAGTTGCCCAAGATGACAATGTCTGCAACACCAATTTGTCAGGCCATCaacaaagtgaaagaaaaaacATTACAACTCACAGTAACTTTCCGTTCTTCAAGTTAAGGCTAAATCTTGACTGAGCTGCTTGGATGGTTTAGTCAGATATCATGCATATTATCTAAGGTGTTCTAGGATTTTAGTGATAATTTCAGCAATAACTCGACGCGCGTAAAAGCCTATTTGTGTTGAAAATGTGGACAGCATAGTTCAAAGTCATACTTGACAGACCACAACAGACTCACCATAATTGTTCCTGCTGCTGATGCTGCTCTTGCAGTAGCATACTCACCTACAAATAATCAATTAAAGTCATCAGATATGTAAATTCTAGTTGTTTTACTAGATTTACAAATACATAGGATTTAAAGTCCTCGAAAAGAACTTTTGACATTATACATAAAAACTCGTTAATCCAGGCGCGCAAACATAGACAAAATGATTAAACCAAACATGATCCACAATTTATCCATTACAATAACATACATATCAAATATCTGGTTCATATTTGCAGTAAGTCTTACAGGAAATAGTCTAATAGTTTAGGCATTAAACATTCCAAATTCATTGAGCGCTTATGAATGTTACAATGAAAAACTTCTCTATTTTTGCTAAAAGAACTTATATGGCAACATTACTTAAGGATAAAATATGAAGATACTTGTAAGAATCAAGGTATACCTTCAGGATGAGCCATTTTCTGCATAGCTGTTGGTGCAACCATGATAGGCATCGAGATCTTGAAGCCGAGCACGGTTGTGCTTATGTCAATCTTGCTTACATCAATAAGAATACGGGGCCTAAACCTGCAAAAACAGAGAAAGAACAGCTCATGAATACAACAAATATGTAGATATTGGATAATGGCCAAAAGTCATCCTGAATGATCTCTTGGAATTAACTTCACATATCATTACTAAACTTCATCCACTATAACAACAAAGTCACAGAACTATTTTACCCGCTATAACAGTGAGGTAACAAAACTATCTTTATCTTGAACTTTATCCACTATAACAGTAAAGTCAAAAAACTTTACCCATTATGACAGTGAAGTCACTAAACATTACCCACTTTAACTATATTGGGTAAAGTTGAGTTACTTTATGTAAGAATACATGGTTTTGTGATTTACTGTCATAATAGGTGAACTTTTACTCCcgctgtcccaatttatgtgacacagtttgaatttcgagagtcaatttttTTGATTTTGACTGTGAATTCGCACATAGAATCTTtaagtttttaaaaataaaatttacatatttgaaaaacTATGTAAGAAGTATTATacgtcacaataattaacaattcaaaCTATTTTTGAAAGGCATATCGAAAAAAATCCCGGTCAAAGAAAAACTTGTTTGACTCTTCAAATCCGAAAGATGCccataaattgagatggagggagtatgaCTTTATTGCTTAGCCAGTAAAGTTCAATTACTTTAATGTGACAAAAGTTTTATGACTTTGCTGATATAGTGGATAATGTTCAGTGACCGATATTAACTCTCAAGCAATTTAGGACTTAGGTCTATGATGGCTAGAGCAACTTACAGAATTCTTGAAAAGGCATTTCTGTTCTCAGCCAGAGTCCATTGGTCCTCTGCTCCGGATGCATAGTAGTCATACACCATCTTTGGCAACTTTTCCTTGGCAATAGCCTCATACTCCATGACATTGGTAATCTCCCCCATTTTGTAGTTGTTTTATGCTCCCCTTAATTATGTAAAAACAATATAAGTTCAGTCTGTCAAGTGATAAATCAACAAACATTTCAACAGGCTTTAGTACTGTTCCATGAATCTGTATAATCTTATGATGCAAAAAAAAGAAGATCCATCTAGCCAAGGGGTGCacaaaaaatgtaaagtttactTAGACCATAATTTTTTTGGTTTTCAATCCAGTATCCGGTACCCGTATTGAGGCCCGACTAATCTGGATCCGCCATTTAAGTAGAAAGCGCCCTAACAAGTTTTTTTCCATATCTAGggctcgaacctgagacctctagGTAAGGGTAGAGGACCTTATCCATCTCACCACAACCATTGTTGGTACTTGGGCCATAATTGATCATCCAACTAGGGTATAACGGGGTTACCATATTTATATAATACTCCATCCGTCCCATTTTATATGAGAGGATTCAGAGTACGAGCGTCAAATTATCTAATTTTCTGTGTGAATTCAGATATAAAATCTTTAaactttttgaaataaaatttacatattcagAAACTATATAAACAAATAGTTAAGTCAAAATTCAAAATATTAAAATACGAAAAAATCTCAGAAAAACTCCTATAACTCTCCAAATAGCAACTGCATCACATAAAGtaggacagagagagtaataGATAAGATAATATTGGATTATATATCTATCTATAAACAAGATGCAACATTGACATGCTTGGAAGAAAACACATCACTTGAATAAGAGAAAACAAGAATAAAGATTAAAGATATCAAGTAGGACATAGTGAGGTACTTCCTACCTATCTTGAACAAAAAGAggtataaaacatgcatgcaacaaATATAGCTTAGGGGatgttcaagatttaatatatatctatatatgcaATATTATTTTCGATATACAAAGTATAATTTTCCGACAAGGTGTGTATTTCAACTGACCACTCTTCAGTCTATGTAGCTACGCCAACTACAAATAGTAAAGAGTTCAAGATTCttgagaagaaaaaagaaagaaagtgttTGAAAGGAAGTTAGAGAAAACCTTAGAGTACTCCCAAGCAATGGAGGAGTGAAACTATAGTTGATATAAAGATAGAGAAAAGAACATAAGAAATACTACTGACAAAGATATCAGGAAGACACCAATTAAATAGAAGAATTAAGAAAGAAGACAAAGAAGTTGAGCCTAAAAGAAGAGAGAGACACATATAGAGGATGAGTATTTGGAGGTGAATATTTGAAACCACATCcgattagaagaaacagatgagtGGCTCTCTACCACTTATCTCTTTAATGCTTATCACATTTTTATCATATCATCTCAATAATTTTCAAAAATGTGTTCATCTATAAGACTTTCTGAACTTGCATGTTCGTAGTTTTGTTTTTAGTAATAAGTCTATGTGGCATATTTGGACTTGCATGTTCGTAGTTTGTTTTTAGTAATAATTCTGTGGCATTTTGTCATACTACGTTTTATCATTTTATGCCCACTCCCTTTGCATTGCCATTATCTTGTTAAAATAGGAGGCTTAAAATGCCGATAATTAGTTAATTAGAAAAAATGGTGTGAAAAATTGAGAGTCGTTGTACCTAGTGAAAGAATGCAAAAAGAGCACTCAACGATCACCAGAGGCGGCgaattcaaaatttaaagttAATAAGCTCTAAAGTTTATTATACGTCTTGTCtctgagtccggagccaaaatggcttatttttgcagctattagaccaaaataggctgttttttttttataccacaatgggcaTTTCGTTCATTATTCAACGAAATACCCAGCATTTACTGTTCATAGccgcaacattttttttttgcatttttttttgtttgcagtTCGTGAACTACTTAACgaaataactattttttttttttgtatttcgtgaataaaaacaaaactttttttttttttttttgcatttcgtgacacaatcaacgaaatagattgtttttttttttaaatttcgtgaataaaaacgaaactgtttattattttttttttggcatttcgtgaattaatcaacgaaatgtgttttgttttttgcatttcgtgaattgatgAACGAAataaggttttttatttttttttcttattttttgtatttcgtgaataaaaaaacgaaataggaaattatatatatatatatatattttttttttatttcattcatataccaatgaaataggatgaatatatatatattttttgtatttcatttatataaaaatgaaataggaaaataatttatttttttcgtttatataccaacgaaatgttttattccatttcgcaggtatataacgaaacccccccccccccccgcccctttTTTACCGCTTTTCTGCTCTCCATATCgctatggtttttttttttttttttttttcatttctgttGGTTCAATCTGTTTTAGACGAGCATTGAATAGTTGTCAAAATAATACCTTTTAGATTTCGTGACTTAATTTGCgaaattttttacttttcttcATTTATAAATATTGTCCTGTCTTTACTTATGGTATATCCTTAGTCTTTCAATTTTCCTTTATCCATCTCATATCTTTCGTCTATTGTTTTTCTCTTATCTgtttcatatccttcaacttttattttttctctcatatatttcataaaagatgacggaaactcatgttaaagcgtatttattttggggtggtgaagttgttgccctatttcaggaccacagttgtatctaaccgaacctgcttcatacacaacttcaccaccccaaaataaatacactttaacatgagtttccgtcatcttttatgaaatatatgagagaaaaaataaaagttgaaggatatgaaacagataagagaaaaacaatagatgaaagatatgagatggataaaagaaaattgaaagactAAGCATATACCATAAGTAAAGACAGGACAATATTTATAAATgaagaaaagtaaaaaatttcGTAAATTAAGTCACGAAAtctaaaagatattattttgacaactattcaatgctcgtctaaaactgattgaaccaacagaaatgaacaaaaaaataaaattaaaaccatagcgatatggagagcagaaaagcggtaaaagggggggggggggggttcgttATATACGTGcgaaatggaacaaaacatttcgttggtatataaacgaaaaaactaaattatttcctatttcgtttttatataaatgaaatacaaatatatatatatatatatatatatatatattcatcctatttcattggtatatgaatgaaataaaaaaaaaatatatattcatcctatttcattggtataaatatatatatgaatgaaataaaaaaaaaaaaatatatatatatatatgtattcgtATTTCGTTTTTACATAAACCAAATGAAaacaaaattattttcctatttcgttttttaatacacgaaatgcaaatatatatatatatatatatataatttcctatttcgtttttctattcacgaaatacaaaaaataagaaaaaaaaataaaaaaccctaTTTCGTTcatcaattcacgaaatgcaaaaaacaaaaacaaaaaaaaaacacatttcgttgattaattcacgaaatgccaaaaaaaataaattaaacagTTTCGATTTTTATTCacgaagttaaaaaaaaaaaacaatctatttcgttgattgtgtcacgaaatgcaaaaaaaaaaaaaaaaatcgtttttattcaggaaatacaaaaaaaaaaaaaaattgttgcggcTATGAACAGTAAATTCTGGGTAAACAGCTATTTCGTTAAGCAGTTCACGAactgcaaacaaaaaaaaaatgttgcggCTATGAACAGTAAATGCTGGGTATTTCGTTGAATAATGAACGAAATGCCCATTgtggtatataaaaaaaaagacagcctattttAGTTTAATAGCcgcaaaaataagtcattttggctccggactctctTGTCTCTATTGTGCTTATCCTAGTTTTATCATATCAACGTACGTGCATGTTTCGTAGTTTGCTTTTAGTAATAATTCTATGTGGTATTTTGTCATACATTTTATCATTTCATGCCCACTCTCTTTGGCATTGGGATGAGTATTTGGAGGTGAATATTTGAAACCACATCCGATTAGGAGAAACAGATGAGTGGCTCTCTACCACTTATCTCTTTAATGCTTATCACATTTTTATCATATCATCTCAATAATTTTCAAAAATGTGTTCATCTATAAGACTTTCTGAACTTGCATGTTCGTAGTTTTGTTTTTAGTAATAAGTCTATTTGGCATATTTGGACTTGCATGTTCGTAGTTTGTTTTTAGTAATAATTCTGTGGCATTTTGTCATACTACGTTTTATCATTTTATGCACACTCCCTTTGCATTGCCATTATCTTGTTAAAATAGGAGGCTTAAAATGCCGATAATTAGTTAATTAGAAAAAATGGTGTGAAAAATTGAAAGTCG
Encoded here:
- the LOC132629359 gene encoding glycolate oxidase 1-like, which translates into the protein MGEITNVMEYEAIAKEKLPKMVYDYYASGAEDQWTLAENRNAFSRILFRPRILIDVSKIDISTTVLGFKISMPIMVAPTAMQKMAHPEGEYATARAASAAGTIMTLSSWATSSVEEVASTGPGVRFFQLYVYKDRKVVEQLVRRAERAGFKAIALTVDTPRLGRREADIKNRFTLPPNLTLKNFEGLDIGKMDKADDSGLASYVAGQVDRSLSWKDVQWLQTITSLPILVKGVLTAEDARIAVQSGAAGIIVSNHGARQLDYVPSTIMALEEVVKAAQGRVPVFLDGGVRRGTDVFKALALGASGVFIGRPVVFSLAADGEAGIRNVLKMMREEFELTMALSGCRSLKEITREHVVADWEAPRASLPAPRL